A region of the Coriobacteriia bacterium genome:
CCACATGGACGGTGATCCCCGCGCCGTCCGGGCATGAACGCACGGCCTTGGCCAAGACATCCACGATCGGCCACTCGGTCGCGTCGTGACCGGCCTCGACCACAGCCAGTCCGCTCTCGAGAGCGGACAGCGCGTCGTGATATCGCAGCTCTCCGGTGAGCATGGTGTCGGCTCCCGCGGCGAGCGCCGCTCTGACGAGACCGCGACCGGACCCGTTCGCGGTCGCGACCTTCCGCACCGGGCGACGAGGATCGCCCCACACGCGAGGAGTCACCCCCAGCCGCTTGCCGGCGCCACGCGCGAAAGACGCGAGGGTGGTGCCCGCGGGCGCCGCGCACAGCCGTCCCATCCGTGCGACACCGCGCGCGACCGCGGCGTCCGCGACGGCGATCAGCGGTTCCTCGTACGGATGCGAAGCGCGAGCCGCGGCGACCACCGCCGCGACCGCGTGCGCCGGGCACACGGCTTCGATGCGCTGCTCCGGCGCTCGGGTCTGCTCGCCTGTCATTCCCGACGATGATCGTGTGCCTGGTCCCGGTGTGTAGCGGCCCTCGCCGGCGACGGCGAACGAGCATCCATGGTAGCGGCCTAGACGACCCGCGCCTGCTCCGGCCATCGCGGCGGCCACCGAGTCAGCGGATGCCTCGGGGCAGAACGTCGTGACCAGGGACATCGACTGCATGTCCTCTTCCAGCGGCTCGCCTGGCTCGAGACCCGCGGCCAGCGGGAGGACGTCGCTGCCATCCGGATGCCGATCGGCGTTCGTGTGAGCGGCGTACAGTGCGACTCCCCTGCTCAACGCGATGAAGAGTGCACCCGAAGGACCTGTTCCGGGAGTGAGCGTCGCGGGCATCTCCGTAAGGACGGGGTGGTGCGTGACGAGCATCTCGCACCCGAGGTCCGCCGCCCGGCCTATGGCCTCGAGCGTGGGGTCGAGAGTGACGAGGACGCCGGAAAGGTCCCGAGACGGGTCGCCCGCGATGAGGCCGATGCGGTCCCACGGTTCGGCCCATTCGGGAGGGAACTGCCCATCGAGATGAGCGACCATCGCACCCACGATCACGTGGCGTCGACCGTCGTTCCGGTTCACAGCGCCTCCATCCCCAGTCGTGACATGTCCCGCGCCCGGAACACGCACACGTCATCGTACCCGGCATCGCGAAGCGCCGCGAGGGCATGACCCGAGCCGGCGCCGACCTCCTCCGGTGCGTGAGCGTCGGAGCCGACCGTGGCGGGGACGCCCGCACGCCGGCACGCCTCCAGGAACGCGGTCGCGGGATAGAGCTCGGCGCACGGCTTGCGCAGACCCGCCGTGTTCACCTCGACCGCCACCCCCGCGCTCGCGAACGTGGCGGCTACGCGCGCATACGACCCGGCGGGGTCCGATGTCGGGAAGTGGCGGAACTTCTTCATGAGATCGGGATGGGCCATCACATCGAACCGTCGACTCATGGCCGCCGCGCTCAAGTCGTCGAAGTAACGCTCCCAGAGCTCGCCAAGGTCCCGATCCACGTATCCGTCGGTCAGACGCGGGTCGTCGAACGCCCATCCGTCGATGAAGTGGACCGACCCGAGGACCAGGTCGAACGGATACGACATCAGCGCCTTGTCGAGGATGCTCTCGTGGCCCGGAAGCCAATCGGCCTCGACGCCGAGGAGCACCTCGGGTCCGCCGGATGCCGCCGAGCGCTCCTTGGCCGACAGGACCTCTGCCACGTAGGCGTCGAGTTCCTCGTACGGCATCGCGTAGCCCGAGTCGAACCCAGTGGGCAACGGGAGGTGGTCGGTGAACGCGAGGATGGATATGCCGGCCTCACGCGCGGCTTCCACGTACTCGTCGACCGTGCCCTGGGCATGACCGCAACGCGAGGTGTGGACGTGAAGATCGATCATCGTTCCTCCACGATGGTGCCGCCGCCCAGCACGACGTTGCCACGGTAGCACACGAGCGCCTGGCCGGGCGCCGCCGCGATGACGGGCTCGTCGAACTCGATCGCGAGGCGTCCTTCGAGGAGGAAGGCCCGCGCACGTTGTGCCTTGCCCTTATGCCGGACCTGGACCTCGACGGTCGGCTCGACGGGCGCGCCCCTCCACACCACATCGGTCGCCAGGACGCGGCGCCGCTCCAGATCCGCGGCAGTGCCCACGACGATCTCCCGCTCGGCTGCGTGTATTGCGACGACGTAGGTGGCCTGCCGCCCCGGTATCCCGAGACCGCGGCGTTGACCGACGGTGTAGTGGGCGATGCCGTGGTGGGTACCGAGGACCCGTCCTTGAAGGTTGACGATCGGACCTGAGCGCAATGCGCTCGGATGCTCCGCCGCGAGGAGCTCCTCACGGCCTCCCCCGGTGACGAAGCACGCCTCCTGGCTCTCCCGTCTGTCCGCGACGGGGAGTCCGAGCAGACCCGCGGTGGAACGCACAGCGCGCTTCGTCAGCGCGCCTAGAGGGAAGACCGCCCCGGCGAGCATCGACGTATCGAGGCGATAGAGGAAGTACGACTGGTCCTTGGCGTTGTCCGCTCCCCGCTCGAGCCACGGCAAGCCATCGTCTCCGGTGCGGATACGGGCGTAGTGCCCCGTCGCCAAAGACCCGGCGCTCCGTTCGCGGGCCCATGCGAGAAGAGCGCCGAACTTGATGTGCTCGTTGCAGGCCACACAGGGATTCGGGGTGATGCCCTTCGCGTACGCGGCGCAGAAGGGGTCGACGACATGCTCGGAGAACAACTCGTGCAGGTCGAGCGTCTGGTGAGGGATGCCGAGAAGGTGCGCGACGCGGTCCGCCGAGCGGATCGCGTCGTACGTGCCCTTTCCCGCGCCGCTGCCCGGGGCGTGGAGGCGCATCGTCACGCCTTCCACGTCGTGCCCGGCCTCGACCATCAGCGCTGCCGCCAGGCTGCTGTCGACTCCGCCGCTCATCGCGACGACGACGCGGGCCATCCCCTCACCCCTCGCGGATCAGATGTCGCATGCGTCCTCGGGTATCGCGTGCGGATCGAAGTCGGGATCGTCGTGCGCGAGGCCTCCGGAGATGGGCTCCCGGCCGTTCCGTCGCAGGTAGTCGTCGACCGCTGCCTTCAACCCGTCCGTCGCAAGGACCGAGCAGTGCATCTTCGCCGGCGGCAAGCCGCCGAGCTCGTCCGCGACCCGCTGCTTGGTGATGGAGACGGCTTCCTCGAGGGACATCCCCTTCGCCATCTCGGTCACGATCGACGAGGTGGCGATCGCCGCGCCGCATCCGAGTGTCTGGAACTTCACGTCTTCGAGGTGGTCATCTCCCACGGCGATCGTGATCTTCATCACGTCGCCGCAGACCGGGTTGCCGACCTCACCGACCCCGTCGGCGTCCTCGATCACGCCCACGTTGCGCGGGTTGTTGAAATGGTCCATGACCTTGTCGCTATAGAGCACGGCCGTCCCTTTCTCGCGTCCGGTCACTCGCCCGCGATCATGCGAGCGTAGACCGGTGACATGGCGCGGAGACGCTCGACGATCGGCGGCAGCGTCTCGAGGAAGTACCCTATGTCTTCCTCGGTGGTGAAACGGCCGACCGTGACCCGCAGCGATCCGTGAGCGAGTTCCGGCGGACAACCGATGGCGAGCAGCACGTGGCTCGGCTCGAGCGACCCCGACGAGCACGCCGAGCCGGTCGAGACGGAGATGCCCCTGTTGTCGAGCTGAAGGAGCATCGACTCGCCCTCGACACCCTTGATGACGAGGTTCGCGATGTTCGGCAGACGCGGTTCGCGGGCACCGTTGAGGATGGTGTGCTCGATGGAGCCTAGAACGCCATCGATGATCCGATCGCGAAGCGAAGCGAGGCGAGGCGTCTCCACAGGCCGCTCCTCGTCCATGATCCTCAGGGCCTCGGCGAAGCCGACGACGCCGACGACGTTCTGCGTGCCGCTCCGCTTGCGGGATTCCTGGCCGCCGCCCATCAGATATGCCCGGAACGGGGTCCCTTTGCGCAGGAAGAGCGCTCCGACACCCTTCGGACCGTAGATCTTGTGACTCGAGAACGACGCGACATCGACCCCGAGCGCGTCGACCGAGATGTCGAGCTTCCCGAGCGACTGCGCCGCATCGGTGTGGAAGAGCGCCCCGGCCTCGTGCGCGACCGCCGAGAGTTCGGCGATCGGCTGCACCGTGCCGAGCTCGTTGTTCGCTTGCATCACGGAGACGAGTACCGTGTCTTCTCGCACTATGGCGCGCAGGTCGTCCGGGTAGATGAGCCCGTCCTCGCGAGGCTTGAGGTGCGTGACCTCGAAGCCCTGCTTCGCGAGAAAAGCGGCGGGCTCGAGGACCGCGTGATGTTCCAAGGCGGAGACTACGACGTGCTTGCCCCTGCGCGACGCCGTCGCGGCACCGATGATCGCCGCGTTGTCGGACTCGGTGCCGCCGGAGGTGAACACCACCTCGTTGGGACGCGCGCTTATCGACGCCGCGACGGACTCGCGCGCCGCCTCCAGCGTGCGGAATGCATCACGACCCACCGCGTAGAGGCTGTTCGCGTTGCCGAACCGCTCGGTGAAGAACGGGAGCATCACCTCGAGGACCCTGGGGTCCACCGGTGTGGTCGCGGCGTAGTCCAGATAGACCGTGCGCTCCATCGCGCATCACACCTTCCCGCCGGCGATGATAGCCGACGCATCGAACACCGACTGTTCTCCCGCGAGTCCCGCGAGTGTCGCGGATGCGAAGACGTCACGTAGAGCGGAGGCTGCGTCGCCCCATACGGCCCCGGCTGCGCACGCTCCGGAGCGGCCGCACAGGGCGCCGCGCTCCGATTGGCACATCGTCGGCGCGAGGGGCCCCTCCAGGGCCTCGACTACCGAGAGCACGCTCACGCCCACTGGATCGACGCCGAGCTCGAAACCGCCCCGCGCGCCTCGCGATGCGCGAACAAGACCGGCCTTGCGCAAGGCGGCGAAGAGCTGCCCGAGGAACTTCGGCGGGATGCCTTGGCGGTCAGCTATCTCGCGCACGCTCACCGGCCCGTCGCCGTAGCGGCACGCGAGATCGATCAGCGCTAAGAGTCCGTATTCGCTGCGGGCGGTGAGACGCATCCCTGGCCTCCGGACGACGGTGACGAAGTAATCATAACCATTTCGGTATGATTTGTCACAGGAAGATCGTCCGGCGCTGCCGGCGGTCAGGCCTCTACGACGGATCCGTTCCCCTGCCCCGCCGAACGGATGACGGAGAGGACCTCGCCGACGTCGATGTTCGCGATCGGAGCGAGCAGGATGACGGCCTTCGCATGATCGATGACGCCCGATCTGTGGAGCGCCGCGACCTCTCGCAGGTTGTCGACCGACACCGTGCGCATCTGGTCGTAGAGCCGCCTCTGGCGGATGGCGACTTTGAAGACGTCGACGGTCTGCTGGCTGTCGACGACGAAGAGGACCGTCGCGTCGGGCGAGGCGATGTCCGTCCGCCGGCCCGCGATCTCGGCGACATAGTGCGACGCCGCCGCGAATGACGGGCTGCGCGAGACGGCGCGCATGACGATCTCGACACCGGTGGACGAGGACCACACGCCATCGCTACTGACGTCGAAACCGAGGGCCGCACCCAGCGACTCGACGTCCTGTCGGAATGCTGCGCGCGCTCGCATCTCCTCGTCATCGTGCGGCGTGACCGGGGAGAGCATGACGTCCGGTGCGGCTTGCTCCGCCTCCGCGCGCACGATGCGCGCCTGCTCGGGCGTCGACGCCAACTCACGGAGGTCCGTGGTCAGAGCTGCCTTCGCGTCCATGGTGA
Encoded here:
- the nifU gene encoding Fe-S cluster assembly scaffold protein NifU; translated protein: MTGREKGTAVLYSDKVMDHFNNPRNVGVIEDADGVGEVGNPVCGDVMKITIAVGDDHLEDVKFQTLGCGAAIATSSIVTEMAKGMSLEEAVSITKQRVADELGGLPPAKMHCSVLATDGLKAAVDDYLRRNGREPISGGLAHDDPDFDPHAIPEDACDI
- a CDS encoding cysteine desulfurase family protein; translation: MERTVYLDYAATTPVDPRVLEVMLPFFTERFGNANSLYAVGRDAFRTLEAARESVAASISARPNEVVFTSGGTESDNAAIIGAATASRRGKHVVVSALEHHAVLEPAAFLAKQGFEVTHLKPREDGLIYPDDLRAIVREDTVLVSVMQANNELGTVQPIAELSAVAHEAGALFHTDAAQSLGKLDISVDALGVDVASFSSHKIYGPKGVGALFLRKGTPFRAYLMGGGQESRKRSGTQNVVGVVGFAEALRIMDEERPVETPRLASLRDRIIDGVLGSIEHTILNGAREPRLPNIANLVIKGVEGESMLLQLDNRGISVSTGSACSSGSLEPSHVLLAIGCPPELAHGSLRVTVGRFTTEEDIGYFLETLPPIVERLRAMSPVYARMIAGE
- a CDS encoding Rrf2 family transcriptional regulator, with the translated sequence MRLTARSEYGLLALIDLACRYGDGPVSVREIADRQGIPPKFLGQLFAALRKAGLVRASRGARGGFELGVDPVGVSVLSVVEALEGPLAPTMCQSERGALCGRSGACAAGAVWGDAASALRDVFASATLAGLAGEQSVFDASAIIAGGKV
- the mnmA gene encoding tRNA 2-thiouridine(34) synthase MnmA codes for the protein MARVVVAMSGGVDSSLAAALMVEAGHDVEGVTMRLHAPGSGAGKGTYDAIRSADRVAHLLGIPHQTLDLHELFSEHVVDPFCAAYAKGITPNPCVACNEHIKFGALLAWARERSAGSLATGHYARIRTGDDGLPWLERGADNAKDQSYFLYRLDTSMLAGAVFPLGALTKRAVRSTAGLLGLPVADRRESQEACFVTGGGREELLAAEHPSALRSGPIVNLQGRVLGTHHGIAHYTVGQRRGLGIPGRQATYVVAIHAAEREIVVGTAADLERRRVLATDVVWRGAPVEPTVEVQVRHKGKAQRARAFLLEGRLAIEFDEPVIAAAPGQALVCYRGNVVLGGGTIVEER
- a CDS encoding Nif3-like dinuclear metal center hexameric protein, with protein sequence MNRNDGRRHVIVGAMVAHLDGQFPPEWAEPWDRIGLIAGDPSRDLSGVLVTLDPTLEAIGRAADLGCEMLVTHHPVLTEMPATLTPGTGPSGALFIALSRGVALYAAHTNADRHPDGSDVLPLAAGLEPGEPLEEDMQSMSLVTTFCPEASADSVAAAMAGAGAGRLGRYHGCSFAVAGEGRYTPGPGTRSSSGMTGEQTRAPEQRIEAVCPAHAVAAVVAAARASHPYEEPLIAVADAAVARGVARMGRLCAAPAGTTLASFARGAGKRLGVTPRVWGDPRRPVRKVATANGSGRGLVRAALAAGADTMLTGELRYHDALSALESGLAVVEAGHDATEWPIVDVLAKAVRSCPDGAGITVHVDEPAVRWWTP
- a CDS encoding histidinol-phosphatase HisJ family protein, whose translation is MIDLHVHTSRCGHAQGTVDEYVEAAREAGISILAFTDHLPLPTGFDSGYAMPYEELDAYVAEVLSAKERSAASGGPEVLLGVEADWLPGHESILDKALMSYPFDLVLGSVHFIDGWAFDDPRLTDGYVDRDLGELWERYFDDLSAAAMSRRFDVMAHPDLMKKFRHFPTSDPAGSYARVAATFASAGVAVEVNTAGLRKPCAELYPATAFLEACRRAGVPATVGSDAHAPEEVGAGSGHALAALRDAGYDDVCVFRARDMSRLGMEAL